One Fuerstiella marisgermanici DNA window includes the following coding sequences:
- a CDS encoding efflux RND transporter periplasmic adaptor subunit produces MRKSPFFKNLLLLVAVCGLIGGPIWYAVNAAQEDGDVDSLKWTAEETDLRITVTERGTLESQKTVNGVCEVEGYDNKIIFIVEEGSTVKKGDVVVRFDSSQIDKEIAEEKLEVQQAKGTVATKLQEVALEKTKGESEIAAAELALELADLDLEKYRDGDYLVELNDLQGKIALARVELEKATEALENTKVLVKKGFREPEQIRTALQTVESTKFSLERDERTLDVLKKYDYKRKLTEFKANAIEAKRKLNREIANADANNKKAENEYKSAQAELKLQEEDLAEAELQKARCEIKAAQTGVVAYANEDWWSESRRIREGGTVYERQVVFFIPDMSLMQLEVKVHESEVKRIATGQKAIIRVDAFANQTFTGTVKSVAQLSKSDRFFGGGVKEYPTVIVLDETPSVPLRPGMTAEVEILVDNLSDVVAVPVQAIAEHRRKRFVYVLNDEGVERREVEIGQTNNRLIEVTTGLKASEVVVLDARSRAAEEFADDEGMEDSEELLKLEQEAESAADKKPEDDEADATDDESAEEKTPDESEPAVEKVDSAVDAADDGPSASEVSPAEEATGDVDSNTKAEGEEAVEGPQASILKQQIGVAEIAKVSAIDLNGRISGAFHDGILSCVA; encoded by the coding sequence ATGAGGAAGTCCCCGTTCTTTAAAAACCTGTTGCTGCTGGTTGCCGTGTGCGGTTTGATCGGTGGGCCAATCTGGTATGCGGTCAACGCTGCGCAGGAAGACGGCGATGTGGATTCGCTGAAGTGGACCGCTGAAGAAACGGACCTGCGGATCACTGTGACCGAACGCGGCACGCTGGAAAGCCAGAAGACCGTTAACGGGGTTTGTGAGGTCGAAGGCTACGACAACAAGATTATCTTCATCGTCGAAGAAGGTTCGACGGTGAAGAAAGGTGACGTCGTCGTGCGGTTTGATTCGTCGCAGATCGACAAGGAAATCGCAGAAGAAAAGCTGGAAGTGCAGCAGGCCAAGGGAACCGTCGCCACAAAGCTTCAGGAAGTGGCGCTGGAGAAGACCAAGGGAGAGAGTGAAATTGCCGCTGCCGAGCTGGCTTTGGAGCTGGCCGATCTGGATCTGGAAAAATATCGCGACGGCGACTATCTGGTCGAACTAAACGACCTGCAGGGCAAGATCGCTTTGGCCAGAGTGGAACTGGAAAAGGCAACCGAGGCTCTGGAAAACACAAAGGTGCTCGTGAAGAAAGGCTTTCGTGAGCCGGAGCAAATTCGTACGGCACTACAAACCGTGGAGAGTACGAAGTTTAGTCTAGAGCGTGATGAGCGGACTCTGGACGTCTTGAAGAAGTACGACTACAAGCGGAAGCTGACGGAATTCAAAGCGAACGCGATTGAAGCCAAACGCAAGCTGAATCGAGAGATCGCCAACGCAGACGCGAACAACAAGAAAGCCGAGAACGAATACAAGAGCGCGCAGGCAGAACTGAAGCTGCAGGAAGAAGACCTTGCCGAGGCCGAATTGCAGAAGGCTCGCTGCGAAATCAAAGCGGCTCAAACCGGCGTCGTCGCCTATGCGAACGAAGACTGGTGGTCAGAGTCGCGCCGCATTCGCGAAGGTGGCACCGTCTACGAACGCCAGGTTGTCTTTTTCATTCCCGACATGTCGCTGATGCAGTTGGAGGTCAAGGTTCACGAATCCGAAGTGAAACGCATCGCGACGGGGCAGAAGGCCATCATTCGCGTTGATGCGTTCGCGAACCAGACATTTACGGGGACCGTTAAGAGCGTGGCTCAGCTAAGTAAATCAGACCGCTTCTTCGGCGGCGGCGTCAAAGAATATCCGACGGTTATTGTGCTGGATGAAACTCCTTCGGTGCCGCTGCGGCCCGGCATGACGGCGGAGGTCGAAATTCTGGTGGACAACCTCAGCGACGTTGTGGCTGTTCCGGTGCAGGCAATTGCTGAACACCGTCGCAAGCGTTTCGTGTATGTGCTGAACGACGAAGGCGTGGAACGTCGTGAAGTGGAGATTGGGCAAACCAACAACCGCCTGATCGAAGTGACGACCGGCCTAAAGGCGAGTGAAGTGGTCGTGCTGGACGCTCGATCCCGCGCGGCGGAAGAGTTCGCGGATGATGAAGGCATGGAGGACAGTGAAGAGTTGTTGAAGCTGGAACAAGAAGCCGAGTCAGCGGCAGACAAGAAGCCCGAAGATGATGAAGCCGATGCGACAGACGACGAGTCGGCCGAAGAAAAGACACCGGACGAGAGTGAACCCGCCGTCGAGAAAGTAGACAGCGCAGTCGACGCGGCAGACGATGGCCCGTCCGCCAGCGAAGTGTCTCCGGCCGAAGAAGCCACAGGCGACGTTGACAGCAACACTAAAGCCGAAGGGGAAGAGGCGGTCGAGGGTCCACAGGCTTCCATTCTTAAGCAGCAGATCGGTGTTGCGGAGATC